The following proteins are encoded in a genomic region of Acipenser ruthenus chromosome 4, fAciRut3.2 maternal haplotype, whole genome shotgun sequence:
- the LOC117400270 gene encoding desmoplakin-A-like isoform X4 translates to MNAYGSETKLNLMGRRTNSRPDINTYTFSQRSEGPIRGNGHQQEYSMDYSTGREFYKGGPQVAVRSEGPSRGNDYQHEYSVESTGRELYKGGQQFTASQGDFLQRQSKIQDLMRLCSENLNRAEICIQSDKRYIDAGQPPKYSKEADNCIEEANDLIGRIDMSIIEMMQMGQPTEALQNGSIQLKEQLRATHYAFNSIRKTYTIPRKSTGSWADSSASFQDAMAWIAQQKRLIETSPFGEDSSAIEQQIYTQKKFHSTLERAPEIQRARADAMGNKAALNALDLEFDSMMKMSNDRTDQLRQLQNIIEEISKEIMWVNEREEEELVYDWSNKNTAIAKKQEDYSKLMSLLEEKEKQLNKLKQKVDVMLKNNHPASDKIEAYMDTLQTQWSWILQITKCIDVHLKENAAYFQFFDEAQAIESHLKKQQETIRKTFQCDKNMSLPRIQDLIKELEKEKEKVLEYRRQVRNLVSKSQNIVQLRPRNPDYKSSSPVILKALCDFKQDQKTIRKGDEGILVDNSQRSKWQVTGPGGLDMMVPSVCLIVPPPNPLSTSIATKIDQYHEAIMSICNQLYINMKSLLSWKYCMMDIEKIRSLTISTIQTMRSEDYQLIIKNLDNHYQEFLRDSRGSEMFGDNDKKQMQDSYSGATDYYRNLIVRLPTTTSVTRTVVAPNNSNPVTSTNVSTSHSPVSQSLLLDLQELRVRLENSESRMTQHIHIPLDEDTVKDCYNRITTLEGMQGEFHKIRDDFMRIRESNLKHLSEIKDPDTINFLNGEVAFINRKLTNLDSFSGSYLERLKALKALFQSMAQAEDTIKKYEARLTEEETISLDFYKVDAYRESLKQMRADVDQKRDLIKNMEDELQKAMSHNGQIDESFHKCDTDLSKYKEKVGQMSDRWRRIQTQIDNRYVDLESQLRQLKHHRGISGMLSKWTDDTRRRQDTLEATRFDEPKVIVEQMNEQKALLTEIKSKRGTVEEVQKNADLIASSIKDYELQLASYSAGLDTLLNIPIKKTMVRSPSSVILQESADQQARYIELLTRSSDYYKFLGEMLKSMEELKSSNMIHEKQTHYNELLQEKEILLAKIKMLDQDKTRLQKYEDELSRVKATLDSESRQKLRLQDEHKQLQNDFSYWKNQCEMKEELVRKYNLEKDKNERDRYSMKSEIDRLLAELKVIDERYKHRLEDAEREKSDLQSLRLKMQKEISTLSQKPVTCNCQTDSSKLVFDGIRRKITANQLYDCKIINKATLDMLLKGQKTVEEVALDIQPSLKGTGVIAGIFVTPIEKLSFTDAKNKNLVQPESAVMLLEAQAATGHIIDPKVNEKLTVEAAYARGLVDREDKDKLLTAESAATGFHDPHTGKLISVGQAKKKEMISRNTAIRLLEAQVAAGGVIDPVSSVFLPKDVALDRGLIDSDLYRALTDPHADTKSYIDPATKKNISYPDLKEKCRVELHTGLLLLPAPKKCISFNGLREPVTLDELVDSEIVKQNVASALEQGRISQGEVNEQARPYLQGTSSIAGIYDELNDRTLGIYNAMQEGLLKYGTSLELLEAQAATGFMVDPVNNKLLTVERAYNSGLIGREFKDKLLSAEKAVTGYQDPLTGDIISLFQAMKKGLIEKDQGIRLLEAQIATGGIIDPKASHRLKVNIAYKRGYFDEEMNKIVSDAKVFCDPDTQENLTYLQLKERCIMDKKTGLCLLPMNKKKQITTTQKNTLRKRRVVIVDPDTQKEMTVREAYHKNLIDYDTFLELSGQECEWEEITITASDGTSRVVLVDRKTGIQYDIQDSLDKGFIDKKSMEKYRSGSLTLTQFAGMISSKYEGETTASSSSTEHVSHSSSVTSATSPSVSRERISSASFTLSRPSEQLEEISPIAAIFDTETLEKITISEAIRRAIVDSITGQRLLEAQACTGGIINPANGKKLSLQEAERQGIIDQDMAQRLKLAEKAYLGFEDVKNKKKMSLADAIKEKWLPYESGQHFLEFQYLTGGLIEPDVPGRRSMQEVIRKGMVDGRTAQKLQDTSSYPRNLTCPKTKLKISYKDAIDRSMVEETTGLRMLEASPVSSKGISSPYNVSAPGSRSGSRAGSRTGSRSGSRRGSVDLSPSSFSYSASSYSSSYTGN, encoded by the exons GTCTATTCAGTTGAAAGAACAATTACGTGCCACACATTATGCCTTCAATAGTATCCGAAAAACTTATACCATTCCAAGAAAGAGTACTGGATCATGGGCAGACAGTTCGGCAAGCTTCCAAGATGCTATGGCCTGGATAGCACAACAGaag cgCCTAATAGAAACTTCACCATTTGGGGAAGACTCCTCAGCTATCGAACAACAGATTTACACCCAGAAGAAATTTCATAGTACACTTGAACGGGCTCCTGAAATACAAAGGGCCAGAGCAGATGCG ATGGGTAACAAAGCTGCTTTGAATGCTCTGGATCTAGAATTTGACTCCATGATG AAAATGTCCAATGATAGAACTGATCAGCTTAGGCAACTGCAGAACATCATTGAGGAAATATCTAAAGAGATCATGTGGGTGAATGAGCGAGAAGAAGAGGAGCTGGTTTATGACTGGAGCAACAAGAACACTGCTATTGCCAAGAAGCAGGAGGATTACTCA AAACTGATGAGCTTGTTAGAGGAGAAGGAAAAACAGCTGAACAAACTTAAACAAAAAGTCGATGTCATGCTCAAAAATAACCACCCTGCTTCTGACAAGATTGAG GCATACATGGACACCCTGCAGACACAGTGGAGTTGGATTCTTCAGATCACAAAGTGCATTGATGTTCACCTAAAGGAAAATGCTGCCTACTTCCAG TTCTTTGACGAAGCTCAGGCGATTGAAAGTCACCTCAAGAAACAGCAGGAAACTATTAGGAAGACCTTCCAGTGTGACAAGAACATGTCACTGCCTCGCATACAGGATTTAATTAAGGAGTTGGAG aaagagaaagaaaaagtgtTGGAATACAGAAGGCAGGTCCGCAATCTGGTGAGCAAGTCCCAAAACATTGTGCAGCTGAGACCTCGTAACCCAGACTACAAAAGCAGCAGCCCTGTCATTCTGAAGGCCCTTTGTGACTTCAAACAGGACCAG AAAACCATCCGCAAAGGTGATGAAGGAATCTTGGTAGATAATTCACAGCGCAGCAAGTGGCAGGTGACTGGTCCTGGGGGACTGGATATGATGGTTCCTTCAGTTTGTCTCATTGTCCCTCCCCCCAATCCACTGTCTACTAGCATCGCTACCAA GATTGATCAATACCACGAAGCCATTATGTCAATCTGTAACCAATTGTATATCAACATGAAGAGTCTGTTATCCTGGAAATACTGTATGATGGACATTGAGAAAATCCGCTCCTTGACAATCTCCACG ATCCAGACAATGCGTTCTGAAGATTATCAGCTGATTATCAAGAACCTGGATAATCACTACCAAGAGTTCCTGAGGGACAGCCGGGGCTCAGAGATGTTTGGTGATAATGATAAAAAGCAGATGCAGGATAGTTACAGTGGTGCAACAGACTACTACAGAAACTTGATTGTACGACTTCCTACTACGACTTCCG TAACAAGAACTGTTGTAGCTCCAAACAACTCTAATCCTGTGACATCCACGAATGTCTCGACCAGTCATAGTCCGGTCAGTCAGAGCCTTCTGTTGGACCTGCAGGAGCTTCGTGTGCGTCTGGAAAATAGCGAGTCTCGAATGACCCAGCACATTCACATCCCACTGGACGAAGACACAGTGAAGGACTGTTACAACAGGATAACCACTCTGGAG GGCATGCAAGGAGAATTTCACAAAATCCGAGATGATTTCATGAGAATAAGGGAGAGCAATTTAAAGCATCTTTCTGAGATTAAGGATCCTGACACCATAAACTTTCTGAATGGAGAGGTTGCTTTCATAAACAGAAAACTGACTAATCTAGATTCCTTTTCTGGATCCTATTTGGAAAG ACTAAAGGCACTTAAGGCTCTATTTCAAAGTATGGCACAAGCTGAAGATACTATCAAAAAGTACGAGGCCAGGCTCACAGAAGAGGAAACCATTTCTCTGGATTTCTATAAAGTAGATGCCTACAGGGAATCATTAAAG CAAATGAGAGCAGATGTGGATCAGAAAAGAGACCTCATCAAGAATATGGAAGATGAGCTACAGAAGGCTATGTCCCACAATGGACAGATTGATGAGTCTTTTCACAAGTGTGATACCGACCTTTCTAAGTACAAAGAGAAAGTGGGCCAGATGTCAGATCGTTGGCGTAGGATCCAGACACAGATTGACAACAG ATATGTGGACTTGGAGAGCCAGTTGAGACAACTTAAACACCACAGAGGAATAAGCGGGATGCTCAGTAAGTGGACTGATGATACCCGTCGTCGCCAGGATACCCTGGAGGCCACTAGATTTGATGAGCCGAAAGTCATCGTAGAACAGATGAATGAACAGAAG GCTCTGCTCACCGAAATTAAAAGCAAGAGAGGCACAGTTGAAGAGGTTCAGAAGAATGCAGATTTAATTGCAAGCTCAATAAAg GATTATGAGCTCCAATTAGCATCATACAGTGCAGGCTTGGACACACTTCTGAATATACCTATTAAGAAGACAATGGTGCGGTCACCCTCGTCTGTCATATTACAAGAG tctgCAGATCAGCAAGCACGTTACATTGAACTCCTCACAAGGTCCAGTGACTACTATAAGTTCCTGGGTGAAATGCTTAAAAGCATGGAAGAGCTCAAG TCATCCAACATGAttcatgaaaaacaaacacactacaATGAACTTTTACAAGAAAAAGAAATTCTTTTGGCAAAGATAAAAATGCTGGATCAGGATAAAACAAGACTGCAGAAATATGAAGATGAACTCAGTCGAGTCAAAGCAACACTCGATTCTGAATCCCGCCAGAAGCTGCGTCTGCAAGATGAACACAAGCAGCTTCAGAATGACTTCAGTTACTGGAAGAATCAATGTGAAATGAAAGAGGAACTTGTTAGAAAATATAATCTAGAGAAAGATAAGAATGAGAGGGATAGGTACTCCATGAAAAGTGAAATTGATAGGCTCCTAGCAGAGCTAAAAGTTATTGACGAAAGATACAAACATAGGCTTGAAGATGCAGAGAGAGAAAAGTCAGATTTGCAATCCCTGCGCTTAAAAATGCAAAAGGAAATCAGTACTCTTAGCCAAAAACCAGTTACTTGTAACTGCCAAACAGATTCTTCAAAACTTGTGTTCGATGGCATTCGCAGGAAGATTACAGCTAATCAGTTGTATGATTGTAAGATTATTAATAAGGCTACATTGGACATGTTACTTAAAGGCCAAAAAACAGTAGAAGAAGTCGCATTAGACATTCAACCAAGTCTAAAAGGTACAGGTGTGATAGCTGGCATTTTTGTTACACCTATAGAAAAGTTGTCATTCACTGATGCCAAGAACAAGAACCTTGTTCAACCAGAAAGTGCAGTGATGCTTCTGGAAGCACAGGCTGCCACAGGCCATATAATTGACCCAAAAGTAAATGAGAAACTTACCGTTGAGGCTGCATATGCAAGAGGTCTTGTAGATCGGGAAGATAAAGATAAACTTCTTACAGCCGAGTCAGCCGCTACTGGCTTTCATGATCCACACACAGGCAAGCTGATTTCAGTTGgacaagcaaagaaaaaagagatGATAAGCAGAAACACTGCGATTCGTTTGTTGGAAGCACAGGTTGCAGCGGGAGGTGTTATTGACCCAGTCAGTAGTGTCTTCCTACCAAAAGATGTTGCACTTGATCGTGGATTAATAGATAGTGATCTCTACAGAGCCCTCACTGATCCACACGCTGATACAAAGAGTTATATCGATCCAGCTACCAAGAAAAATATCAGTTACCCTGATTTGAAAGAAAAGTGTAGAGTTGAGCTTCATACAGGTTTACTTTTGTTGCCAGCACCGAagaaatgcatttcatttaatgGGCTAAGAGAGCCTGTTACTTTAGATGAACTAGTAgattcagaaattgtaaaacaaaatgttgctTCTGCTCTGGAACAAGGTAGAATTTCACAAGGGGAAGTTAACGAACAGGCAAGACCATACCTGCAAGGCACAAGTTCCATTGCAGGCATTTATGATGAACTAAATGACAGAACACTTGGCATCTACAATGCAATGCAAGAAGGCCTTCTTAAATACGGAACAAGCCTTGAACTTTTGGAAGCCCAAGCAGCAACAGGTTTTATGGTTGACCCAGTTAATAATAAGTTGCTGACAGTGGAAAGAGCTTATAACAGTGGATTGATTGGTAGGGAGTTCAAGGATAAACTCTTGTCTGCTGAGAAGGCTGTCACAGGGTACCAAGATCCATTAACAGGGGATATCATTTCCTTGTTTCAAGCCATGAAGAAGGGATTAATTGAAAAGGACCAAGGCATTCGTCTGTTAGAAGCTCAGATTGCAACCGGTGGAATCATTGATCCAAAAGCTAGTCATCGCTTAAAAGTCAATATTGCATACAAACGTGGTTATTTTGATGAAGAGATGAATAAAATTGTGTCAGACGCCAAAGTTTTCTGTGATCCAGACACTCAGGAGAATCTGACCTACTTGCAGCTAAAGGAAAGATGCATAATGGACAAGAAAACAGGGCTCTGCCTCCTGCCAATGAACAAGAAGAAGCAGATAACAACAACCCAGAAGAATACACTTCGGAAGCGCAGGGTGGTTATCGTTGATCCTGATACACAAAAGGAAATGACCGTTCGTGAAGCGTATCACAAGAATCTGATTGATTATGACACTTTCTTGGAGCTCTCTGGTCAAGAATGCGAGTGGGAAGAAATAACAATCACAGCATCTGATGGTACATCCAGAGTAGTTCTTGTTGACAGAAAAACAGGCATTCAGTATGACATTCAGGATTCATTAGATAAGGGTTTCATTGACAAAAAATCAATGGAGAAGTATCGATCTGGGAGTCTTACTCTCACTCAGTTTGCAGGTATGATCAGCAGCAAGTACGAGGGGGAGACCACTGCAAGTTCCAGTAGCACTGAACATGTAAGCCACAGCTCATCAGTGACATCAGCAACTTCACCAAGTGTCTCACGGGAACGTATCTCTAGTGCCTCGTTTACCCTTTCCAGACCTTCAGAACAGCTAGAGGAGATCAGCCCTATTGCAGCTATATTTGATACGGAAACATTAGAAAAAATAACTATCTCTGAAGCTATTCGACGAGCAATTGTTGATTCCATCACTGGGCAGCGTCTGTTGGAAGCTCAGGCCTGTACTGGAGGCATTATCAATCCTGCAAATGGGAAAAAGCTATCACTGCAAGAGGCAGAACGCCAGGGTATTATAGACCAAGATATGGCCCAAAGGTTGAAGCTTGCCGAGAAAGCATATCTCGGTTTTGAAGACgtcaaaaataagaaaaaaatgtcGCTCGCTGACGCGATAAAAGAGAAGTGGTTGCCATATGAATCTGGTCAGCACTTCCTTGAATTCCAGTATCTCACTGGAGGTCTTATTGAACCTGACGTTCCTGGAAGGAGATCTATGCAAGAAGTCATCAGAAAAGGCATGGTGGATGGAAGAACTGCACAAAAACTTCAAGATACCAGCAGTTACCCAAGAAACCTGACATGTCCAAAAACTAAGCTGAAGATCTCCTATAAGGATGCCATTGACCGTTCAATGGTGGAAGAGACAACTGGTTTGAGAATGCTAGAAGCTTCGCCTGTGTCTTCTAAAGGCATCAGCAGTCCCTACAATGTTTCAGCTCCTGGATCACGCTCAGGCTCCCGTGCCGGGTCACGCACTGGCTCAAGAAGTGGGTCCAGACGAGGAAGTGTTGATCTTTCACCCAGTTCATTTAGCTATTCTGCCTCGTCTTACAGCAGCAGCTATACTGGCAATTAG